Proteins encoded in a region of the Spiroplasma endosymbiont of Amphimallon solstitiale genome:
- a CDS encoding rolling circle replication-associated protein, with the protein MDIQQDFYVKKIFYACYVKNVVLPISFLNNIGNVRGKSYVGNKQKLRNSTVRTKTNLIQKALHNFYDSKILSFVTLTYKDNVQDIKKAKKDIRMFFLKLKKWWNDPKRFQKLGELKYFYVYEYQSRGAIHFHIIFNRKVYKSLLAECWSHGFNDLKVVKKGTNEFVIKYLGKYVTKSLDDVKSLNQTDVGVKAYAFSRNCKNPIVVRGIKKMTIQDIIKASFNATNVFYFKTQRDSNGDTVMIGGIIESTVVNDYFKEYEDYEKYVYLSALSHKHYLRTSEIGYLIQKNKDVLTWTEKVFGNKVEKIDFKKEFYIRKKT; encoded by the coding sequence ATGGATATTCAACAAGATTTTTATGTTAAAAAGATTTTTTATGCTTGTTATGTTAAGAATGTAGTTTTACCTATTTCTTTTTTAAATAATATTGGAAATGTTAGGGGTAAATCTTATGTTGGTAATAAACAAAAATTAAGAAATAGTACTGTTCGTACTAAGACTAATTTAATACAAAAAGCATTGCATAATTTTTATGATAGTAAAATATTGAGTTTTGTTACTTTAACATATAAAGATAATGTGCAAGATATTAAAAAAGCAAAAAAAGATATTCGTATGTTTTTTCTTAAATTAAAAAAATGATGAAATGACCCTAAACGTTTTCAAAAGTTAGGAGAATTAAAGTATTTTTATGTTTATGAATATCAATCTCGTGGTGCTATTCATTTTCATATAATTTTTAATAGAAAGGTATATAAAAGTTTGTTAGCAGAATGTTGAAGTCATGGTTTTAATGATTTAAAAGTAGTTAAAAAAGGTACAAATGAGTTTGTTATTAAATATTTAGGTAAATATGTTACAAAATCATTAGATGATGTTAAGTCTTTAAATCAAACAGATGTAGGTGTAAAGGCTTATGCTTTTAGTCGTAATTGCAAAAATCCTATTGTAGTTCGTGGAATTAAAAAAATGACAATTCAAGATATAATTAAGGCAAGTTTTAATGCAACAAATGTATTTTATTTTAAAACTCAAAGAGATAGTAACGGTGATACTGTTATGATTGGTGGTATTATTGAAAGTACTGTTGTTAATGATTATTTTAAAGAATATGAGGATTATGAAAAATATGTATATTTAAGTGCTTTATCGCATAAGCATTATTTACGAACCAGTGAAATTGGTTATTTGATTCAAAAAAATAAAGATGTTTTGACTTGGACAGAAAAAGTTTTTGGTAATAAAGTTGAAAAAATAGATTTTAAAAAAGAGTTTTACATTAGAAAAAAAACTTAA